The Verrucomicrobiia bacterium region GATCGGCGTCGATTTCGACAACACCATCGTCTGCTACGACGAGGTGTTTTACCAGGCAGCCGTGAAACAAGGGCTGGTCCCCAAGGAGACGCCCGTTGTCAAGGACGCAGTGCGCGATTACCTGCGTCGCTGCGGCCAGGAGGATTTGTGGACCGAGTTGCAGGGGCACGTGTACGGGGCGTGCATGGCGGACGCCGCGCCGTTTCCGGGTGTGCTGGACTTTTTTGCGCGCTGTCGAGAGCGCAGTATCTCCGCGTACATCATCAGCCACAAAACCCGCCATCCATTCCGCGGCCAACAGTACGATCTCCACCAGAGCGCCCGCGGATGGCTCAAAAGCAAGGGACTGGACGGCGACCATGTGTTTCTGGAATTGACCAAGGAAGCCAAGCTGAAGCGTATTGCGGAAGTCGGCTGCACGCACTTTATCGACGACCTCCCGGAGTTCCTG contains the following coding sequences:
- a CDS encoding haloacid dehalogenase-like hydrolase, whose protein sequence is MLIGVDFDNTIVCYDEVFYQAAVKQGLVPKETPVVKDAVRDYLRRCGQEDLWTELQGHVYGACMADAAPFPGVLDFFARCRERSISAYIISHKTRHPFRGQQYDLHQSARGWLKSKGLDGDHVFLELTKEAKLKRIAEVGCTHFIDDLPEFLGEPAFPRDVERILFDPNNHHPEARQFHRFASWPEIGDRLLPS